The genomic stretch CTGTCGTTCAGGAAGACGCCCTTCATCTCGACACCTCTGGACAAGCTCCTCCGCCCGATGGGCTTCCTCCTTGAAGACAAAAAGGGGATGGGCCCGGGCCAGGGCCTCGTCTTCTATAGTAGAGAGGAGCACACCAGCGTTTCCTTTAAGGGTGTGGAGCGAACGAAAGAGCTCGTTCAGGTCGTCGTCTTCAGGGTGTCCGGATTCAAGACGAAGGAGGATTTTTTCCACATTGGCCAGGTGCTCTTCGGCCTCCTCTCGAAATTGTTCTTCCATTTCCGGCGGGAACTGCACCCTGGCCGCGGCCTCAGCAGGAGATAATTTCGCCTCTTCCTGGGGAGGCTCCCCCTCACCGGTGGGTCCTCCTTCTTTGGCCTTTTCTATCGCCTCAAGGGCCTCTTGGTAGTCTATTTCAGCGATGTCCAGCACTACTTCCTCTCCGTCCTGGTTGGCGGCCTCAAGGGCCTCTTCAGTAGCCCGGAGCATCTGAGAGATAAGGTCCACGGCATTCAGGAGAACGTCCACAACCTCGGAGTTTACTCCCAGCTCGTTTTTGCGGATAAGATCCAGAAGGGTCTCGGTCTGGTGACAGAGTTGCTTAATGTCGTTGAGCCCCAGAAAGGCCGCTGTCCCCTTAATAGTGTGAATGGGGCGAAAGATGGCGTTTACTGTCTCTGGGTCTGGATGCTCCTCAAGCTCCAAAATCTTGTCCTCAATACCGTCCAGATGCTCCCAGGCCTCCTCCAGGAAGCCTCGGAGAACATCCAGCTCATCGGCTCTGATGGTCACCTGCATTCTACCCACCTCCTTCACTCCGTAAGAAACCGGACATTCTCGATTAGGATGGATGGTTTGGCCGGTTTGACCACATAAAAATTGGCCCCGGCATCATAGCCGGCCTGCTTGTCAGTGGCCTCATCTTCGGTTGAGACGATGATTATGGGTACCGTGGCGTCTATCTCTCTTATGCGCCGGATAAGGGTCAGACCATCCATACGGGGCATATTGATGTCCGTAATGATGAGATCAAAGCTATCGGCCAGAAAGGCCTCCAGAGCCTCGGCCCCATCAGCGGCCGTCCGGACCTCAAAACCGGCATCCCGAAGAATATAGCTGTGAAAGTTACGAACCATCTCCGAATCATCGACAATAAGAACCTTCTTTCGAGGTGGAGAGGCCTCTCTGGGGCTTCTGGGGCCTTCTTTCCTTAAAAGTCTCTTCCTGACAGGAGTTTCGATCATATCGCCTCCTGATCTCCTTCTGGTTTTTGATAGACGATCATCCCTCCCAGTCGGCGCGGTTTGAAGGCCGAGGTGATACGCGAAAGGGATTCCGAGTGTCCCAGGAAGATAAAGCCCCCGGGAGTCAAGGCCCGGTAGAAATGGGCGACCACCTCCCTGCGGGCCCTCTCATCAAAATAGATGAGCACGTTGCGACAGAAAATAAAATCAAAGCCTTTCATCTGGCTCATGCGCTGATGATCAAAAAGGTTTAGCTGGTAAAACTTCACTAAAGAACGAACCTGATCTTTTACCCGATATTGATCTCCCTGGCGGATGAAGTAGCGCTCCAGGTATTCTGGGGGGACATTTCTTACCGATCTGGGGCCATAAACTCCCTCCTGGGCCCGAGCCAGGGCATTAGTGTCGATATCGGTGGCCTCTATCCGGGCGTCCCAGCGGGGTAAATCGTCGATCATCTCCCAAAGGATAATGGCCAGGGTATAAGGCTCTTCTCCGGTAGAACAGCCCGCAGACCAGATTCGGAGACGACGGCTACCGCGGGAAAGTTTCCGCTCACAAACAAGAGGAAGACACTCTTCGGCAAAGACAGCCAGCTGATCAAACTCCCGAAAGAAATAAGTCTCATTGGTGGTCAGGCTATTTATCAGCTCCTGAAAGGCACTACCATCGTCCCGAAAACGTAAGAAGCGATAATAGGCATCAAAGTCGTCAAAGCCCAAGGCCTCCATGTGGGCCTTGACCCTCTTTTTGACAAAGTAAAGCTTCTTTTCCTCAAAAAAGATTCCGGTTCGCCGATAAATAAAATCCCTGAGCTTGAGAAAAGAGCTGATATCCAGATCGAACTCCCTCTCTCCTCGCCGCTTGAGCCTGACTCCTATCACTCTGCCCTCCCTTAGAGCTCCAAAACGTCTTCAATGGTCTGCTGGATTTCGGGGCGCTTGCTTTCCCGGGCCAGGGTCTCAAGACGCTGCCTATCTTCGGAGGTGCCGTATTCGGCCAAAAAGTTGATGGCCCCCGTGGCTACCTCAATGGGTCCATTGAGAAGCTCACCGGCCAGGGAACTGGCCGCCTGCTGGTCTCCCATGGCCACCACCTGGAGGAGAAGATAGACCTCCAGAGAATCAGAGAGATCACCCGCTTTTTGCGTAAGGTAGGCCAAGAGTCCCTTGGAGGGACGCTGGCCGTGACGCTTTAGGAGGAGGACAAGGGCTTCAAGGCTCTCGCGGGCAAGAGGCACCCTCCCCTCCCTTATCCCCTTAGAGAGCCAGCCAAGATCCTTCTTGTTGCCAAACCGGGCCAAATACTTAAGGAAGGAGTGAAGAAGCACCGGACTGGCCTCTTCTTTAAGAAGGGAGATTACCTCCCTGGCCCGCGGTGATTCCTTAAGGGCGGCCAGGGCCTCAAGGGCCACCCCGCGGGCCATCTCGTCCTCCTCCCTGATGGCCATCTCTTCAAGTCGGGGGATGGCCTCCCTTACGCCCTTTTGGCCCAGATATTCGGCGGCTGTTATCCGGACATTGGTCTCCTCATCATCCAGGGCCTCAAGAAGAAGCCGTTCGGCCCGGGGATCATTTATCTGGACGGCAATATCCAGAACGAGTTTCCGTAGATCCTTATCCTCATCTCTGGCCAGTCTCTCAAGGTGGGGCAAGATCTGAGGGCCAAGATCCTGAGCCAGGTCAATGGCCCCGTTGCGAATATAGGCCTGAGGAGAGGAGAGCATGAGTTTAAGGAGCCTTTCGTCTTCCTCCTGAGCCAGTCTCTGGCCTAACTCCTCAAGGATTCTTTCCCTTACGAGCTGATCATCCTCTTCCTCCAGCCATTCAAGAAGCCGAAACGGAAGATCAGGCGGCCTTTGAGCCAGAAGTTCCTCCAGAAACTCCAGACGCTCCTCGGGGCTCTCTCCCCGTTGCCTGCCAGAGGTGGGGCGAGCCACCTCTTCTGGATTTATCTCCCGACGCCGGGCCTCTATGACCAGCTCTCGCCATCTCTCCAGGCGTTGGACCACCTGATCGAGCACCTTGCGGACTTCATGGATATCAAAGGGTTTCATAAGGTAGTCCGCCGCTCCCTTCTCCAAACAGGTAAGGACCCGATCCACTGAGGAGTAGGCAGTCATCATGATGATCTGGACAAGGCCGTTTATGGAATGGGCCCGCTCCAGGAACTCCAGCCCATCCATCTCCGGCATAACGATGTCGCAGATAATGATCTGAATCTTCTCTCTGGCCACCAGAGAGAGGGCCTCCTGGGGACTGGTGGTCACCAGGGGCTCGAACCTTCCGTCAAGCTCGAGCAGACGCCTCAAAGACTCAAGGATCTCTGGCTCGTCATCCAGTACCAATACCTTGATGGCCATCTTGGACTCCTTTGTAAAAAGTCTTATTAAAAATTCTTTCTACCCCCCCCCCCCCCCCACTTAGAACAATTCTAAACAAAAGACCCTCTGGCTCCTTTGGGCATTCCACCTCCAGGGTTCCCTCGAGGGAGTTGACAATTTCTTTAAGGATATAAAGGCCCAGGCCGGTGCCTTCCTCTTTGGTGGAGTAAAAGCTCTCAAAGATTCGAGACAGCTCCTCCTCGGGCACTCCGCCGCAGTTGTCTCGAAAGGTAAGAACCACCCGGGGGTAAATATCCTCGACATTTATCTCCAGGGTGGCTCCCTTAACCCGCCTTCTCTGGGCGGCCTCGGCGGCGTTATTAATGAGGATGACCATCATTTGAACCAGCAAGGAGCGGCGCCCAGTGGTGTAAACTCCCAGCAAAGGGACACCCTTTTGGCGATTGTAGGGCTCTCCGTTTATGAACACCCGGAGGTGATGTTTGATCTTGTTGTGGGTAAGGATGAGGGCCTCGTGGAGGGCCTGGCCGAGATCAATCTCTTCATTAAAGGATTCCTTCCGCCCCAGATTTTTCACGGAGGTGATAATCTCCGCGATTCTTTCCGCCCCCATCTCTAAAGACTTGGTTATGTCCCTGATCTCAGAGATAATTTTGTCAATGGTTTTTCTCTTCTCCCCGGCCAGTTCCGCCCCTTCGAGCAAACGCCTGAGCCCCTCGACGTAGGCCCCAAAGATCTGGATATTGGTCTTC from Thermosulfuriphilus ammonigenes encodes the following:
- a CDS encoding CheR family methyltransferase, whose product is MIGVRLKRRGEREFDLDISSFLKLRDFIYRRTGIFFEEKKLYFVKKRVKAHMEALGFDDFDAYYRFLRFRDDGSAFQELINSLTTNETYFFREFDQLAVFAEECLPLVCERKLSRGSRRLRIWSAGCSTGEEPYTLAIILWEMIDDLPRWDARIEATDIDTNALARAQEGVYGPRSVRNVPPEYLERYFIRQGDQYRVKDQVRSLVKFYQLNLFDHQRMSQMKGFDFIFCRNVLIYFDERARREVVAHFYRALTPGGFIFLGHSESLSRITSAFKPRRLGGMIVYQKPEGDQEAI
- a CDS encoding response regulator: MIETPVRKRLLRKEGPRSPREASPPRKKVLIVDDSEMVRNFHSYILRDAGFEVRTAADGAEALEAFLADSFDLIITDINMPRMDGLTLIRRIREIDATVPIIIVSTEDEATDKQAGYDAGANFYVVKPAKPSILIENVRFLTE
- a CDS encoding response regulator; its protein translation is MAIKVLVLDDEPEILESLRRLLELDGRFEPLVTTSPQEALSLVAREKIQIIICDIVMPEMDGLEFLERAHSINGLVQIIMMTAYSSVDRVLTCLEKGAADYLMKPFDIHEVRKVLDQVVQRLERWRELVIEARRREINPEEVARPTSGRQRGESPEERLEFLEELLAQRPPDLPFRLLEWLEEEDDQLVRERILEELGQRLAQEEDERLLKLMLSSPQAYIRNGAIDLAQDLGPQILPHLERLARDEDKDLRKLVLDIAVQINDPRAERLLLEALDDEETNVRITAAEYLGQKGVREAIPRLEEMAIREEDEMARGVALEALAALKESPRAREVISLLKEEASPVLLHSFLKYLARFGNKKDLGWLSKGIREGRVPLARESLEALVLLLKRHGQRPSKGLLAYLTQKAGDLSDSLEVYLLLQVVAMGDQQAASSLAGELLNGPIEVATGAINFLAEYGTSEDRQRLETLARESKRPEIQQTIEDVLEL